The DNA region ccatgacaaggaactgctagccatagtggtagcattcaagacttggagagtttacttggaaggagcacaacacactgtacttgtgaaaacagatcacaagaacctgaccttcttcacaacaaccaaagagttgacccgaagacaggccagatgggctgaagtactatcacaatatgacttcaagatcatccactgcaaaggaaatgagaatggacaagcagacgcactcagtcgacgaccagactatgagatcaaagacagaacgatcaatccagcgatattgaaaacgaacgaagatggaaccatcagctacaaccaccaggtgttagcagcgaCAATGCACACCTCAAATGAACCTTTGGAAAGAaaaattgttgaagaaacacgaaaagataaaatgatccaggatatgattgaaaactcagcagaaaacgacaaattgaccactgatgacaatggattagtgtacttgcacaatctcatctatgtgccaaagagcatgagaagtgagatcatcagcatgcaccatgacactccactccacggacatttgggaacagagaaaacagctgaacaaataatgagaaactactacttcccaaacacacgaaaagttgttcaagaatatgtgaagaactgtgaaacttgcattcgagataaaGCAGCAAGACACcaaccctacggaaaaatgcaatccccagatgctccaacacatccatgggaatgggttactatcgatttcatcacacagttaccgacatcacaaggatatgactccatcacagtcatcacagaccgaatgaccaaatatatccatttggtaccagccaaaggaaccatgaccgcagcagatatggcacaaatattcctgaagcatgttattaccaaccatggaatgcctcagaagatcacatcagaccgagacaagctgttcacttcaaaattttggacgacactcacgaacttgatgggtatagagcaccgcctcaccacagcctaccacccacaagcaaatggtcaaactgaacgaaccaaccaaacgattgagcaatacctacggcactacatcaactatgaacaagatgattgggttagattcctacccatggcacagtttgcatacaacaatgcagagcattcaacactcaaagtaacgccattttacgccaattatggataccacccagtgctatatgaaaagccacgaccacaagagtccacatcagaagcagcaaacgagacagttcaaaagctgaagaacttacaccaccaactgtcaagagacattgacttcatgaacctacgagcggctatatattacgacaagcaccacggagagggacctaccttaaaagggggagaaagtattcctactccgcagaaatatcaaaacgaagcgaccaagtcaaaagctcgatcaccagaagattggacctttcaccattgaagaaaaaacaggaccagtaaattatcgcttgaaactaccgaaatcaatgaagcgcatacatccaatatttcacatctcgctattggaaccagcaccgaaaaacgccataccaacggaaaacatcgaaatcgaaagcaacgatgatgaatatgaagtggAACGAGtactggattaccgacaagtcaatggacgaccatgttacctgatcaaatggaaagggtacgatacctctgagaacacatgggaacctatcgcgaacttgactggttgccaccagttggtgaaggaataccaccagcgacagcagaatcgaagttctcccagaaggaaggagaattcatcatctgagtcaaACTAGGATTGTTTGATGTCGCAGCAAGCTGAgctgcctctgcatcaagAAGGCGCTCAAATTCCTGAAGATCTTCATCAGGCACAGAAGACTCTTCTCCCATTCCTTCCAGCGCACCGAAATCATTATCCAGCATTTTCAAATTCCGCGATTCAAGAAAACGCTTCTGTTTGCGAAGACGCATCACTTTCATTAACAACTCATCGGACTGACGCTCAGCCTCTTCAAGCTGACTAGCAATACGCTCTCTCTCGCGATCGATTCGTTTCCACTCAGACTCTGCATGAACATCACGCTCGCATTTGCGACCAGAACGGACACAATGGCCACATTTCTGGGTAGAAGGAATTCGCTTGCACTCGACAGGGCGTCTCTCACTCATTTTCGAACAACGCTTACAAGGAAAAGATATCTCGCCTTCACGATAAATCCGATCAGCCAGCCTCAGACGATTGCGGTATTCAACTGACATGATGAGTCATgacatgaagaaagaaaaagaagttgaACACCTCAGCGCTTACCTGGAAACTgccgcagctttatgactttcgaggacgaaagcctgaaagagggggaggtaatgttacagaactcactgtatcagcctcacgtgatgatacagagttaagacaggctcattggataacagctcatggagaatatgcaagaaggaacagggatcaaattgatattcggcgtgttggcacctgatgatcacgtgtttcacgtgatatgcaaggagtatactaatatacaagacggatgttataccatcagcctggtataggtatacaagtatactatgaaaacatcataccaggaaaagggaggatatataagaacactcattcatgtacttagcttagttcttcgcgatcaatacaagtcaatcagcattggttaccttctagtttctgactcgtccgcacttaaccaacaacccagtatacgtactcggttggccttgtttctccattcgattacctttaccgtttctacttgttgattatcttacggagcctggagggggcgatatacccatcaacacatacgacataccaaaccggacccggaggggcattgagcatacgattacttggaagacacttagggtaagtgtccagtctcgaaatacaactaactagaaccctaggtacgacacgagagaagccaggttgtgacaggtggacgctgctgacagggagttgatattgatgacgctgaggtccataggatcagacttggtgtgagagccagattggtgtgattgagagtgggaaacattggtggaatttgagctgaaagaatgacttcccaattgttgaaccacacgaaggaaatcagtgtatgattttggaagattcaactgctggttgagacgtcctcggagagtaggattgaggcctttcctgaacgctgaaatcttggtgacatcaggccaatctttgccctttgcctcataaagaatcctctcaaacttggcgatgtaggctgccacagattcaccactatcctgctttaggactagtagatgatcttcagcttcttgaaccttgttggggttgtcataaaccagagatagttgatcaaggatggtgttgtaatcccaggtgttggtgtcttctgcataagataactggggaagaactagagcttggactttgctttccagattcagatagacatagtagaactgagccactgcatcaccaatagctggagcatcaatcctaagcttagccttcatcgaagcaagccaggtatcaaacttcaaagattgtccattgaatttctcgggatcggggaggcatggctttggtcgttgaagtggtttgggttcgtttttgatggattcgatttcattctggagggcgcggatcgtagaagaaaattcgtttcggagttcttgaaaggggtccatgatctttaagaaagagatcgtgagcttgaatcttgaaaaacttaagtcttgagaacttgaaggggtgccagcatagtcgcaaccactggacttcttgaaagttgaacttgaatatgccaacaacagaagtttcagtcctgagctctagaaacttaactgaagcagcgcttgacttgacttgaggatgaacttgaggatggaaacttgaatggagacactgttatagcctggccagctcccgaactgcggcaccagcgaatcccttgaagggagaagcctttggtatttctctccctaaggtataaaaggaggatgttgattattatgtcacggcgctctactaggatgatggaacgtccaactcatgggttctacctaggtagctatcgacgagaataatcaacatgaggaaggaagaaaggaggtaacaccatatttatcaacaaagcaacaaagcaaacaaccacacctcacgtgataagcaaccaacgtgaccaggccgtcacacttGGTGGAAGAGAAGATGCGGCAGAGGATCAATCATATAGACAAGCTTGATTTCCTTTCAGCATATCCACAGGCCCGTAAGGAGGCCTTTAAGATGGATAATATCAAGAGCGGCTTCATGGCAACTGGCCTGGTTCCATACGATCCAGAGAGGGTGTTGACACAACTCGATATATATTTGAAGACTCCTACACCCCCTGGGAGCCAATCCACCAACTCTGACCCGAAAACACCTCATAATCTCAAGCAACTAAAGAAGCAAGAATCCACTGTCAAAAAGCTATTGAGACAGCACAGcaatagccccccaactccTGCAAAGGCTGCTATGGAtcaagttttccgcagtTGTCAAACGGCCATGAATAGTGTTGCAATTCtggcaaaggaaaaccatgatttgagggctgcgaatgagaaacagcagcagaaaagaaagcgctCTCATAGACAGATAGCCTATACAGGGGGCCTTTCTATTCAGGAAGCCCAGGGTATCATACAAAGTGAGAACGATGCCCAGGAAGCCTCTACTACTATACCTGTCGGAGCTGCTTCGGCAGCAAACCAACCACCTGTACGGGCACCACCACGGTGCAGTGATTGTCGTATCATTGGGCATAGAAGACTGCAGTGTCCTAATCGCAATAGAGCTTAGTTTTTGTAATAAATGCCATTTTTTGTTGTGTTATTGACTTAAACATTTTGACCACCGTCGggaggtggcccgctcggttgggtggcccgctcggttgtggattacgttatcagttatttacgcctgttctgattgtaataggatcagttggcacttttccattgtcctcCTTATGAAATTTTTGAAAATGCTTAGGTATATTAGaccctctgcatttgaagtAATTCTAGTATCTCAAATTACAGGCGAAGTGGTGGTAGCTACTAATGATTTAGATATTAAAAGCTGACCTTGGGTGTTACAggtgaaaatatatatttactgctggagtgtgcaggtgtatcctctaccaagagaactactctcatgaagattgatttaggggaacatttgcctgaataagatatcaagcagtagcaggagctgatttttatatatttccaatgcctagtccatatagttcaatatgtaattgttggaaaatcaagaaaatgggaacttgatgattttatcgtgaactttgcggatctacatggataactaatggatatcatgcggataatccaaggatatccatatcatatccGCACTAGTGTTCATTTAAACCTATCATAATATAGAGCGGTACTCCATAATAATAGATCTATCTACTCTACATGTAACTCCCTGCAATAGTCAATGTCCCCTGAAGCCATGTTTAAATCTTTCTGTGAGTCCCTCACATTTTGCTCAGTGATAGTTTCCTATTTACACATTTTTCAATATgtcacaaaaccaacaatctcagttttctgattctttctatgattctgactttcttcaatcagacattatacaaccattctctgatagtcagcaaaccatcctttctgcacctgattcagacttcacttttccaccaccacgacctcgtGCTCCTGATACTCTTGCTCGGGTTGGTCCTAAATTCCGCCAGAATTGGATTCTTTACAGCAATATGGCAAAAACcgactttgttgaatggtggttaaaaacagactttggatcaaagagggaggtgaggaatacaatacattgggatggtagaaaatcatccaaatgctgGGAGCAATTTGAACAAGTTGCACATGAAAAGACTGGCGAGCCAAAGGTCATGTGTAAACGCTGCCataatatccttgttcacccacatcatcgccgtgcaggatcatctccaatgcaagcacacctcaaaggatctggctgtcgcagtctaataCCAAGAAAGCGAGGTGTTGATCAGCTTCTACAGGACTCAGTAAGGCTAAGTGCTGAtataattctttttcttactttAAGAACACTAATAATGTTAATAATTTCTAGTCACATTTATCCGCCAAGAGAGTGTTTACCCCAGATCTATGGATGGAAAAGCTGCTTAATTTCATCACTATTGCACGGCTTCCCTTCCGTATTGTTGAGCATCCTGAATTTAAGGACCTTGTTGAACTTGCACAGCTTGCCCCATCAAGACCAGATATCCCTTCCACCACAACTATTCGACGCCATCTACACACAATGGTTAAAGAACGACAACAAAAGCTGCTCCAGAGGCTTCCACCAGGAGGGAAGCTTTCAATTGCACTTgactgctggacatctcccttttgccaagcatttatggcaatcactggctattttattgatcaggaatggaactactgtgagatccttcttggctttgaGCCGCTTTATGGAACCCATACTGGCAGTAATCTAAGCTCAGTcctcttcaatattctccaggAGCATAATGTCACTGACCGTGTGCTATCAATCACAACTGATAATGCATCGAACAATAACACCATGATGTCAGgcattcaagcatctgttcaggcacaaaatcttaatagtgataccattattatccgggttccatgcattgcacatgttattcagctgagcttgaatcagctccttgggaaaatgaaagcaaacccAGTCAACGATACAACAGAGACAGAATGGTCAGATGCATGTACACACTCCCTTCATACAAGATATCAGACAAAGGAGATTGCAGACACATTAAACAAGGTATAATATGCTCTTATCCTCTACCCTAATATCTAATAACTACTAACAGTATTGAAAGGTTcggagccttgctatctttaTCAATGCAAGTCCACAGCGCCGGGAAGCATTCCTAGATCTTCAgaccaaacagccaaagcTTGTTCCTTACCAAGATGTTCGTACACGCTGGAATTCTACATTTTTGATGCTTCGCCGTGCCAAACAACTGCAGCCTATTTTCGATGAATACTGTATGAtgcatcaatatctccatttcaagctcaataaggaggaatggcgccaaattgagtatcttctttgggttacccagcctttctttcaattcaccactgccctttcaaagacaaaggatgttactgttcatctgatctttggcatttacaataagctgtttgaccaccttgaggcatctatacagcagcttcagcgcaagaaagtcccctggaagaagacaatgcttgATGCACTAGAAGCAGCGCGGTCTAAGCTCTCTGATTACTATGGTAATACAGATAATGAGCTCCATGGTGATATCTTCGCAATTAGCACAATTATGGCTCCATCAAACAAGcttcagttcttttccactaaggattgggaggatgataCAATTGACTATTGTGCACGATACCGCAATAGCCTTGACAACTATCTTGAGCGGTATAAAAAGCAGCTTTCTGATAAGCACATACTGCCAATGCATCAACCATCTACAAGCCCTACTTCTGAGCTTGAGATGCTACTTAACTCTACAACCCCCAGATCTCAGCAttcacaaacaagaaagaataatgatgagcttacacaatatctagagagaggtcagtgcttattttatgtcttggatgattatgactaACACTAATAGCAGGTCTTGTTTATACTCCTCCAAGACTcttctggaaagagcatgagctTGAATTTCCAGCACTATCAAGCCTTGCTCGGGATATCCTTTCTATCCCAgctagtggtgctggtgttgagcgcCTCTTTAACTCTGCTCGTGATATCTGTCATTATCGTCGAGGAAACCTCAAATCTgatacaatcaaggatctgatgatgtatatgtgcacatcaaagtttgagattaaacaagaggagctagatttgataaaagagtatctctcagctggtgaaattacaggcattgaggaggaaaaagccctctctcagccccaggaagatttggaaccaataagcgacaatgaggaagatgatatactATATAACTCACAGCCTGCAGCACCTAGTGAGCGTGCCCTAGGGAAACGACgcagaagcatttcttctgagccaagggatgagatagaccatgagcttgatgatgatgatggtgatcatcctctacctaatataccagaagaaaagagtagtatgcaggcacgttcaagaagagttcggaaacagccaaagatgccagctggctttgaaattgatagataCTAGTTCCTATTAGAAGAATTACAATAAATTGAGTTATGACAAAAGTTCTCTTCgatccaatatcaacaaatgtgaattattcaaccagtagactttcttacaactacaataccatttaatactgccaaggatcgcataaattatgtagacacagattcgtcaaatttgcactgtttacatatccacatggatatccaaatccacatgcggatagcaaatgctatccaaatccatatccgcacggatatgaggatgtcaaatgctatccaaatccgcaaatttgcggatttggatatgtataatttggatattttgcggatcgtgtcgcagtctaGTACACAGGGTATCCCATGTATTCATGTGATTAAAAGATATGTTGATCAACAGCGTTCATTGAAAACTGAGGATTTCCACCAGCAATGGCACCTTTATACCCCAGAAACCATGCCTGTGCCAAATCCCTGTGAAATGATTCTTGAACCACATGTTGTTGACTCTGTTCGAGGCAGGCCTTCAGGCATGTCAAATCGGCCAACCCCAACATCAACGCCAGCATCGACCAACCCAATCACAGGCACTGAGCGAGAACCATCAGAATTTGAGCGTGTATTGGCCTGTGAGCAGCCAAGGCATGGCCATAGACAGCCACAGAAGGATGCAGTGGCACCTGAGCCATCTCAGGCAAATCCAGAATCATCTTGGGCAGACTCTCCAGAATCTGTGCTTGTACTGGAATCACCTCCTATGTCGCCAGTGCCAGGAAGTGCCATGCTTGATGGTGTACGCAGCTCATCACCTGACATATTGGCTGCTGCACCAGTTAGAACCTCACGAAGTGGTCGGAGAATTAGATGTGTTGGCAGGGGTGATGAAAACTACCAGTATTATTAATTCGAGGTGTATTCAGGAAGGGGGTAATGAAGGCTTTTAGTTCTTTAAATGTTAGTGTACATAGTCGATCATGATAGTAATGATAAATCTCAGTTCAAATATGCTACAGAAATATCACATGACAAGACATCACAATTTACTAAAAACGGCTAGACGGTGTGCCGATAGCCAACAAGGGGTGTGCCTGTAGCATGAGTGGTGTGCCTGTAGCGAGAGGGGTGTGCCTGTATCAGCTCTCGTTGTTTATACCCACGCCGATCGATATACGACGCTCCAATGCCAGGATGGCGGGACCGTCGGATGAGATTCCAGCCTGATGATCGTTTTGTCCTGTCTACTCCGTAGTCTCTCGGCATACTCTTTCTAAGTTTGGCTAAACTTCTGTCAT from Aspergillus chevalieri M1 DNA, chromosome 2, nearly complete sequence includes:
- a CDS encoding uncharacterized protein (COG:S;~EggNog:ENOG410PTJJ;~InterPro:IPR032567,IPR005162;~PFAM:PF03732) codes for the protein MDPFQELRNEFSSTIRALQNEIESIKNEPKPLQRPKPCLPDPEKFNGQSLKFDTWLASMKAKLRIDAPAIGDAVAQFYYVYLNLESKVQALVLPQLSYAEDTNTWDYNTILDQLSLVYDNPNKVQEAEDHLLVLKQDSGESVAAYIAKFERILYEAKGKDWPDVTKISAFRKGLNPTLRGRLNQQLNLPKSYTDFLRVVQQLGSHSFSSNSTNVSHSQSHQSGSHTKSDPMDLSVININSLSAASTCHNLASLVSYLGF